The Glycine soja cultivar W05 chromosome 8, ASM419377v2, whole genome shotgun sequence genome has a window encoding:
- the LOC114423535 gene encoding WEB family protein At5g55860-like: protein MVAKIRQSATESPNPKPEVGEIDTSPPFQSVKDAVSLFGEGAFSDEKPIFKKAKPYSAERVLAKETQLHVAQKELNKLREQVKNAETTKAQALVELERAKRTVEDLTQKIKVISDSREIAIEATAAAKCQAKQLTEEKYGVPGGTNGAWKEELESAVKRYASVMTELDAAKQALSKTRQEYDSSLDAKMFAFKQAAEAGDALKENTERASELSKEISAVKESVEQAKLASIVAQQQQTMILAEKDVLRQSYKATLGQSEKKLLALKKEFSPELAKNLEMQLAETMNEIGTLQKEMENKRTSDLDSVKSVTLELDDAKESLQKVADEESSLRSLVESLKGELENLKREHSELKEKESETESIVGNLHVKLRKSKSELEACMARESKVRGASEEMILTLSQLTSETENARREAEDMKNRTAELKKEAEVTMLAFEEAEKKLKVALEEAEAAKAAEKSALDHITVLTERTTAARASTSESGAVITISKEEFDSLSHKVEESDKLADMKVAAAKAQVEAVKASENEALKRLETTQKEIEDMKTATQEALKKAEMAEAAKRAVESELRRWREREQKKAAEAASRILAETQVSTESSPQHYRIQKQNPPRTTVEVKRFEKEKVSVSKKALLPNISGIFQRKKNQVEGGSPSYLPGENPV from the coding sequence AGAGTTTTGGCCAAGGAGACACAACTTCATGTAGCCCAAAAAGAGCTGAACAAGTTAAGGGAACAAGTAAAGAATGCTGAAACTACCAAGGCTCAAGCTCTTGTGGAGCTTGAAAGGGCTAAAAGAACAGTTGAGGATCTGACACAAAAGATAAAAGTTATCAGTGATTCTAGGGAGATAGCAATCGAGGCAACAGCAGCTGCAAAGTGTCAGGCAAAACAACTTACAGAAGAAAAGTATGGTGTCCCTGGCGGAACAAATGGTGCTTGGAAGGAAGAGTTAGAATCTGCTGTTAAAAGGTATGCATCTGTCATGACAGAACTTGATGCTGCAAAGCAAGCACTGAGCAAGACTCGGCAAGAGTATGATTCATCCTTGGATGCAAAAATGTTTGCTTTCAAGCAAGCAGCAGAAGCTGGAGATGCATTGAAGGAAAACACAGAAAGAGCATCTGAGCTTTCTAAAGAAATTTCAGCTGTAAAGGAGTCAGTTGAGCAAGCAAAGCTTGCTTCTATTGTAGCACAACAACAGCAAACAATGATTTtagctgagaaagatgttctaAGACAATCATATAAAGCTACCTTGGGACAATCTGAAAAGAAATTGCTTGCTTTAAAGAAGGAATTCAGTCCCGAGCTTGCCAAGAATCTTGAAATGCAGCTGGCAGAGACAATGAATGAAATTGGGACTCTGCAAAaggaaatggaaaataaaaggaCATCGGACTTGGACTCCGTGAAAAGTGTCACTTTGGAGCTAGACGATGCTAAGGAGTCTTTGCAGAAAGTAGCAGATGAGGAAAGCTCTCTTAGAAGCTTGGTGGAATCTCTTAAGGGGGAACTGGAGAATTTAAAAAGAGAACATTCTGAATTGAAGGAGAAAGAATCTGAGACTGAATCCATTGTTGGGAATCTGCATGTCAAGCTCCGCAAAAGCAAGTCTGAGCTTGAAGCCTGCATGGCAAGAGAATCTAAAGTTAGAGGTGCATCCGAGGAAATGATCTTGACACTTAGCCAGCTGACATCTGAAACTGAAAATGCAAGGCGAGAAGCAGAAGATATGAAGAACAGGACAGCAGAATTGAAGAAGGAAGCTGAAGTTACCATGCTTGCATTTGAAGAAGCAGAGAAAAAGCTTAAAGTGGCACTGGAAGAAGCAGAAGCAGCAAAAGCAGCTGAGAAAAGTGCTCTTGACCATATTACAGTTTTAACTGAAAGGACTACTGCTGCACGTGCATCAACATCTGAATCTGGTGCTGTGATTACGATCTCAAAGGAGGAGTTTGACTCACTAAGCCATAAAGTTGAGGAGTCAGATAAATTAGCAGATATGAAAGTGGCTGCTGCCAAGGCACAGGTTGAAGCTGTGAAGGCTAGTGAAAATGAGGCTCTCAAAAGGTTGGAGACAACACAAAAGGAGATTGAGGATATGAAGACTGCAACACAGGAAGCTTTGAAAAAGGCTGAAATGGCTGAAGCAGCGAAAAGGGCAGTGGAGAGTGAGCTTCGAAGATGGCGCGAGAGGGAGCAGAAAAAAGCTGCCGAAGCTGCGTCTCGAATTCTGGCTGAAACACAGGTGTCAACAGAATCATCTCCTCAGCACTACAGGATTCAAAAGCAGAATCCTCCTCGTACAACGGTGGAGGTGAAAAGGTTTGAAAAGGAGAAGGTTTCAGTTTCAAAGAAAGCCCTCTTGCCTAATATTAGTGGCATCTTCCAAAGGAAAAAGAACCAGGTTGAGGGTGGTTCTCCTTCTTATCTGCCTGGTGAGAACCCTGTATGA
- the LOC114421143 gene encoding uncharacterized protein LOC114421143, whose protein sequence is MTGLKFSALNQLRLLTALSTIDDLNYLEKTDTYYIVNVPYVFSACWKVVKPLLQERTRRNIQVLQGCGKEELLKVMDYASLPHFCRKEDSKSSKHHALGKTGNCFSFNHAFHQQLYNHIKQQSIIVESISPIRHGSFYVEIQESDPDDAKIAKTIETEFHKLENQKNGFSNSLNGLTVNGH, encoded by the exons ATGACTGGTTTAAAATTTTCAGCATTGAATCAATTGAGG TTGTTGACTGCATTATCTACAATAGATGACTTGAACTATCTGGAAAAGACAGACACATACTATATTGTTAATGTGCCATATGTATTCTCAGCATGCTGGAAG GTTGTGAAGCCTCTTTTGCAAGAAAGAACAAGGAGAAATATCCAGGTGCTGCAAGGTTGTGGGAAGGAGGAATTACTGAAG GTAATGGACTATGCATCCCTCCCACACTTCTGTAGAAAAGAAGATTCCAAGTCTTCCAAACATCATGCATTAGGAAAAACTGGAAATTGTTTCTCCTTCAATCACGCTTTCCATCAACAACTCTACAATCACATCAAGCAACAATCCATCATTGTGGAGTCAATTTCACCAATCAGACATGGGTCCTTCTATGTAGAGATACAAGAGTCAGACCCTGATGATGCCAAAATAGCCAAGACCATAGAAACTGAGTTCCACAAATTGGAGAATCAGAAGAATGGCTTTAGCAACTCACTAAATGGTCTGACAGTTAATGGCCATTGA
- the LOC114423538 gene encoding ER membrane protein complex subunit 3-like yields MAEDLVLDTAIRDWVLIPLSVVMVLIGVLRYFVSKLMHSSQTPDAKIVKEGQVIVRARNLRAAANFIPSKAFRARKIYFCNEENGLLFVPKGQGQNPQAQMFSDPNMAMDMMKKNLSMIIPQTLTFAWVNFFFSGFVAAKIPFPLTQRFRSMLQNGIDLSTVDVSYVSSRSWYFLNLFGLRGFFSLILGEENAVDDTQRMMQMGGFGFDPSKGLSAEKDNLDITQHDWALPNFEQRAEAVLRKVVS; encoded by the exons ATGGCAGAAGATCTGGTGCTGGATACTGCAATCAGAGACTGGGTGCTGATCCCTCTCTCTGTGGTTATGGTTCTCATTGGGGTGCTCCGTTATTTTGTTTCTAAGCTTATGCACTCTTCTCAAACCCCTGACGCCAAAATTGTTAAAGAAGG GCAAGTGATCGTTAGAGCTCGGAATTTACGTGCTGCGGCGAATTTTATTCCTTCCAAGGCTTTTCGTGCtcgcaaaatttatttttgtaacgAG GAAAATGGTCTGTTGTTTGTTCCAAAAGGCCAGGGCCAGAATCCGCAAGCACAGATGTTCTCTGATCCAAACATGGCCATGGATATGATGAAGAAAAACCTTTCAATGATAATTCCTCAG ACTCTTACTTTTGCTTGGgtgaactttttcttttctggatTTGTAGCAG CCAAGATACCCTTTCCATTGACACAGAGGTTTAGGTCAATGCTACAGAACGGAATAGACCTTAGCACAGTAGATGTTAGCTATGTCAGCAGTCGCTCTTG GTACTTCCTCAATCTGTTTGGATTAAGAGGATTCTTTAGTCTCATCTTGGGTGAAGAAAATG CTGTAGATGATACACAACGTATGATGCAAATGGGTGGATTTGGATTTGATCCTTCAAAG gGTCTAAGTGCTGAGAAAGACAATCTTGACATAACCCAGCATGACTGGGCCTTACCGAATTTTGAGCAGCGGGCTGAAGCTGTGTTGAGGAAAGTCGTCAGTTAA
- the LOC114424227 gene encoding uncharacterized protein LOC114424227 has product MGGFGFDPSKAISAEKDNLDITQHDWALPNFEQLAEAVLRQVGLPVIAVGVGLSTYDKASEKYYIQSHIQLNEYRDQVILPTATRKHGQYIGTTVKVLDMTGLKFSALNQLRLLTALSTIDDLNYLEKTDTYYIVNVPYVFSACWKVVKPLLQERTRRNIQVLQGCGKEELLKVMDYASLPHFCRKEDSKSSKHHALGKTGNCFSFNHAFHQQLYNHIKQQSIIVESISPIRHGSFYVEIQESDPDDAKIAKTIETEFHKLENQKNGFSNSLNGLTVNGH; this is encoded by the exons ATGGGTGGATTTGGATTTGATCCTTCAAAG gcTATAAGTGCTGAGAAAGACAATCTTGACATAACCCAGCATGACTGGGCCTTACCGAATTTTGAGCAGCTTGCTGAAGCTGTGTTGAGGCAAGTC GGTCTACCTGTCATTGCTGTTGGTGTTGGTCTCAGTACATATGATAAAGCATCT GAAAAATACTATATACAATCACACATCCAACTGAATGAATATAGGGATCAAGTGATCTTG CCAACAGCTACAAGGAAACATGGACAATACATTGGCACCACTGTGAAAGTCTTGGATATGACTGGTTTAAAATTTTCAGCATTGAATCAATTGAGG TTGTTGACTGCATTATCTACAATAGATGACTTGAACTATCTGGAAAAGACAGACACATACTATATTGTTAATGTGCCATATGTATTCTCAGCATGCTGGAAG GTTGTGAAGCCTCTTTTGCAAGAAAGAACAAGGAGAAATATCCAGGTGCTGCAAGGTTGTGGGAAGGAGGAATTACTGAAG GTAATGGACTATGCATCCCTCCCACACTTCTGTAGAAAAGAAGATTCCAAGTCTTCCAAACATCATGCATTAGGAAAAACTGGAAATTGTTTCTCCTTCAATCACGCTTTCCATCAACAACTCTACAATCACATCAAGCAACAATCCATCATTGTGGAGTCAATTTCACCAATCAGACATGGGTCCTTCTATGTAGAGATACAAGAGTCAGACCCTGATGATGCCAAAATAGCCAAGACCATAGAAACTGAGTTCCACAAATTGGAGAATCAGAAGAATGGCTTTAGCAACTCACTAAATGGTCTGACAGTTAATGGCCATTGA
- the LOC114423540 gene encoding altered inheritance of mitochondria protein 32-like isoform X2, whose translation MMGSGDTSSSSDFFCRRHVFLCYKNPAVWPPRIEAAEFDRLPRLLHAAINARKPHIKKETCLTICEGHDGTETSNGDVLIFPDMIRYRRLTHFDVETFVEEVLVKEGEWLPGNPESLKASYVFVCSHGSRDRRCGVFGPILVSRFREEIELHGLQGKVLISSCSHIGGNKYAGNVIIFGSSINREVTGHLYGYVTPDDVPLLFHQHIIKGEIFDSLWRGQIGLSEDEQKKKQEQRLQLNGGRNLGGMVAGRCQTDGESCCQDNEDSCCCQNDVFEEMTELSTDNKRENVNVISRINKGKGALRKFSSMPTWLDSWEQEDTYAALAVVCAAVSVAIAYSCYKQLR comes from the exons ATGATGGGTAGCGGCGACACGTCTTCTTCTTCGGACTTCTTCTGCCGCCGCCATGTGTTCCTCTGCTACAAGAACCCCGCCGTGTGGCCGCCGCGCATTGAGGCTGCTGAATTTGATCGCCTGCCAAGGTTGCTCCACGCCGCCATCAATGCCAGAAAGCCTCATATCAAGAAAgag ACCTGCTTAACAATATGTGAGGGGCATGATGGGACTGAAACATCAAATGGAGATGTATTAATTTTTCCAGACATGATCAGATATAG GAGATTAACCCATTTTGATGTTGAGACATTTGTTGAAGAAGTTCTAGTCAAAGAAGGAGAATGGCTTCCTGGAAATCCTGAATCATTAAAAGCTTCATATGTTTTCGTGTGTTCACATGGATCCCGTGATCGTAGGTGTGGGGTTTTTGGACCTATCTTGGTCAGTAGATTCAGGGAAGAGATAGAATTACATGGTCTTCAAGGCAAAGTGTTGATTAGCTCGTGCTCGCACATTGGGGGAAACAAGTACGCTGgaaatgtcattatatttggatCAAGTATCAACAGAGAAGTCACTGGGCACTT GTATGGATATGTTACTCCAGATGATGTACCTTTATTGTTTCACCAGCATATCATTAAAGGGGAGATTTTTGACTCACTATGGAG GGGTCAAATTGGTTTATCAGAAGATGAACAGAAGAAAAAGCAAGAACAAAGGCTTCAGCTGAATGGTGGAAGAAATTTAGGAGGCATGGTTGCTGGCCGCTGTCAAACAGATGGAGAGAGCTGTTGCCAAGACAATGAAGACTCTTGTTGTTGTCAGAATGATGTATTTGAGGAAATGACCGAGCTCTCAACTGATAATAagagggagaatgtgaatgtgatTTCTCGGATCAACAAGGGCAAAGGAGCATTACGCAAGTTTAGTTCCATGCCAACATGGCTTGACAGCTGGGAGCAGGAGGATACTTATGCTGCTCTTGCTGTTGTCTGCGCTGCTGTGTCGGTTGCCATCGCCTATAGCTGCTACAAACAGCTGAGATGA